A window of the Dioscorea cayenensis subsp. rotundata cultivar TDr96_F1 chromosome 14, TDr96_F1_v2_PseudoChromosome.rev07_lg8_w22 25.fasta, whole genome shotgun sequence genome harbors these coding sequences:
- the LOC120275299 gene encoding cytochrome P450 71A9-like, with product MSHDYLTQPFFLLSSFFVLLLSIKLVLFSNTKSVKLPPSPWKLPFIGNLHQIGLLPHQSLHKLSKKYGPLMLLKLGQVPTLVVSSSQMAKEILKTRDLNFANRPTLRAAEILLYGSLDIGFSPYGEHWRQMRKVCMINFFSMKKVQSFHATREEEVAHLMDKIASQTFSNPSEPLNMSQVLYFFSNDMLCKAMLGKISKKVDRNKIFHEMIEENILLLSGFNLVDYFPSLGWLNSLLGLDKRAKRNFSKWDVVLNQIIREHAIIDEKVKNDGFVDILLSLQKNPPTDFSFSDDHIKALLLDMFAAGTETTYIVLEWSFAELIKNPEIMNKLQNEIRNFTHGKSMVQKEDICEMKYLKAVIKEILRLHPPVPLLLPRESIEACQIEGYEVQRKTRVIINYWAIARDPKVWDSPEEFKPERFISNDIDFKGQNYEFIPFGAGRRICPGMHFAVSTVELALANLIYRFDWKFPRSVDGEEIDMTETPGLTTRMKQNLYLIPNSWM from the exons ATGTCTCATGATTATCTAACTCAACCTTTTTTCTTGTTGTCGTCTTTCTTTGTACTCCTCCTTAGCATTAAACTGGTACTCTTCTCAAATACAAAATCAGTCAAGCTGCCACCTTCTCCATGGAAGCTACCTTTCATTGGAAACCTCCATCAAATTGGCTTGCTACCCCACCAATCCCTTCACAAGCTCTCAAAGAAGTATGGTCCTCTCATGCTTCTAAAACTTGGTCAAGTTCCCACTCTTGTGGTTTCATCTTCTCAAATGGCTAAAGAGATCTTGAAGACTCGTGATCTCAATTTTGCAAACAGACCAACTCTTAGAGCTGCTGAAATTTTGCTTTATGGAAGCTTGGACATAGGTTTCTCACCTTATGGTGAGCACTGGAGGCAGATGAGAAAGGTATGTATGATCAATTTCTTCAGCATGAAAAAGGTGCAATCTTTTCATGCTACAAGAGAGGAGGAGGTAGCTCACTTGATGGATAAGATTGCTTCTCAGACCTTTTCTAATCCATCAGAACCATTGAACATGAGCCAAGTGTTGTACTTCTTTAGTAATGACATGCTTTGCAAAGCCATGCTGGGTAAGATCTCCAAGAAAGTAGATAGGAACAAGATATTTCATGAAATGATAGAGGAGAACATTCTTTTGCTAAGTGGCTTTAATTTGGTGGATTATTTCCCTTCACTTGGATGGTTAAACTCACTACTAGGTTTGGATAAGAGGGCTAAAAGGAATTTTAGTAAATGGGATGTTGTTCTTAATCAGATCATTCGGGAACACGCTATCATtgatgaaaaagtaaaaaatgatGGTTTTGTGGACATTTTGCTATCACTTCAGAAGAATCCTCCCACGGATTTCTCATTCAGTGATGATCATATCAAAGCTCTATTACTG GATATGTTTGCAGCTGGAACAGAGACAACATATATAGTCCTAGAATGGAGTTTTGCAGAACTTATTAAGAATCCAGAAATTATGAACAAGCTACAAAATGAGATAAGAAATTTTACACATGGCAAATCAATGGTTCAAAAGGAGGACATTTGTGAGATGAAATACCTCAAAGCTGTTATCAAAGAAATATTAAGGCTTCATCCTCCGGTACCGTTGCTTCTTCCTAGAGAATCTATAGAAGCTTGCCAAATTGAAGGCTATGAAGTACAGAGAAAAACAAGAGTTATCATTAATTATTGGGCCATAGCTAGAGACCCTAAAGTTTGGGATAGTCCAGAGGAATTCAAACCAGAGAGATTCATCTCTAATGATATAGATTTCAAAGGGCAAAACTATGAATTCATTCCTTTTGGGGCAGGTCGAAGAATATGTCCAGGAATGCATTTTGCAGTTTCAACAGTGGAACTTGCATTAGCAAATCTTATATATAGGTTTGATTGGAAATTTCCTCGAAGTGTGGATGGTGAAGAAATCGATATGACTGAAACCCCTGGATTAACAACGAGAATGAAACAAAATCTCTATCTGATTCCAAACTCTTGGATGTAA